The window TAGATAGAAAAGTCCGACTTTTATTCTCTCCCATTTCATGCTATACTTATCTTAACTATATTCAAAGGAGAGAATCATGTCTGTTATTGAACGATTGACAAAAGCTGCCCATTTGATTGACATGGATGACATCATCCGTGAAGGGCATCCAACCCTACGCCAAGTTGCCGAAGAAGTTGTATTTCCTCTATCTGATCAGGAAATTATTTTAGGCGAAAAAATGATGCAATTCCTCAAACATTCGCAGGATCCTGTCATGGCTGAAAAAATGAAACTCCGTGGCGGAGTTGGTCTAGCAGCACCTCAGATTGATGTTTCCAAACGCATTATTGCTGTCTTGGTCCCAAATCCAGAAGATGAGGAAGGCAATCCACCTGCCCAAGCCTACTCCCTCCAAGAAGTCATGTACAATCCTAAAATCGTGGCACACTCTGTCCAAGAAGCGGCTATGGAAGGGGGCGAAGGCTGCCTATCTGTTGACCGCGAAGTCCAGGGCTACGTTGTCCGCCACGCGCGCGTGACTGTTGACTACATGGACAAAAACGGCGAAAAACACCGTATCAAACTCAAGGGCTTTAATGCCATCGTGGTCCAACACGAAATTGATCACCTCAACGGTGTCATGTTCTACGACCGCATTGACCCAGAACACCCATTTGCCGTTAAAGAAGGCATGTTGGTAATTGAATAAACATAAGAAACTGACTGAAGAATTTTCAGCCAGTTTTTCTTTTTTTATGAAAATAGCAGAGCTAACTGCCTAAAAATTTCCTGCCCATCCAAGACCAAATCTTGAAAAAGGAAATAGTCCAGCAGAGCCAAGAATCCAATTAGCAAGATAAAGACGACCAAACGATTTGAAAACCGAACTTGCAAAAGATGGTTGAGACTAACCAATCCAATTTCCAAGACAAGCAAGCCAACCACCATCCACAAGAGATAAGGAGCATTGGGCAGGAACCAAGCCCAGAGTTCTTGTCCCCTCAGGAGTTCAAGAAAAATACCCCTCTCCGAATGGGAAAGCAAGATTATGCCATCTTCCAGATAACCGATTCCTCCGACCAGACTATTGACTAGGAAAAGGCTAACGAGAAAGAACACTGTAAATCCTAGTGCCTGGCCCAGTCCCAGCAACCACTTAGTGAGTAGAACCTGACGCAAATCCACAGGCTGGGTCTGATAAAGACGCCAGTTTTTTCCAGCAATCTCCACCGCCTTGCCCCGACTGCCAAGCCAAACCGCCAGCAAGAGCACCACCAAATAGGCCGGACCATCAAAGAGAGAGCGCAGACTGCCGATACCTGACAAATCTCTGGAACGGTCCCATGTGGGATCATCTGCTGGAACCAAGGCATCATTAGTATCAAAACGATTTTCCAAGCTGGTCAAAATGACATCCTTGCCCCGCTTAGTTGCTGGCACCCCAGCCTCCATCAGCTGCTTCCAGTAATACTGACTGACCTGATTGCGGGTCTGGTAACGGCGAAGATTATCCACCGTCTGGCTGGCCCCAATATCACCATTGGCAAATGCCTTTTCCTCCCTAGCCCATAAATAGACCTGCTCTGCCTTCAGTAAAGCAAGGTGACTAGCCGGCAGGGCCTGAGGTTTTTCCTGATAAACCTGCCACTGTTTGACATAGAGGTCCTTATAGATATGATATTCCTGTAAAAGCTCCACTCTCCACTCCAACTCCTCCTGATAGCTCGCGTCCTCTTTGACCAACTGCCTCAGACGGCTGATTTCCGACTGCAAACTCTCCACATAGGCCCCATCCTGCTCATAGGACTGGGCAACCAACTCCATCGAAACCCTCTCCTCCTGGGCAACCTCTTGCTTTTGTAGGCCTGTTACTAGGGAAAATAGCAGAGCTAGGAGCAAGTTTACTAAGACGAGCCCTTTCCAAGTCTTGAGCCGACTAAGGATGAGTATTTCAAAAGACCAAACCTTGTCCAAAGGACAGGTTTCCCATTCTTTCTGATAACCAACTGACAAGACCAACCTTTTCTTTTCTGTCAGCACATAATAGGCAACGAAAAGCCCAATGGTCAGCAGGAGAAAGACATCCACCGCTACAAAGACCTGTGAAAATACGCCTGTGTCTAAAAAACTAGGAAAGGCCAGTAAGGGAAATACTTGACCTGACCAACCAGCTACTGCACCAGCCTGATAGGAAAGCCCCAGAGCCAATAGTAGCCCCGTCACTACAAAAATCAGCCGACTGGCTAACAAGTGGTCCAAAAATCCAAATAGCAGGCGAACAGCAAGAAGCAAGACCAGCCAAAAGCCAAGCAAGATAAGCCCATAAAGCCAAGAGCCTATCAACTGACTCTGCCCCAAAATTTCAAGAGGAGCTTGAAAACTAGATACAGCCAACTGACCTGTCAGCCCATCATAGACCAGGATAAAAAGCAAACCTATCCCCACAGCCAACAGAAGCGACAGCAAGGAAGCAACCAAACGCCTGAGCCCCTGCAAACTCAGACTATCCCATTGCCGCAACTGCCAAACTTGATGCGCCAGTGTCTTTTCCGACAGCTGATTGGCAAGTAGAAAACCAAGCACC is drawn from Streptococcus sp. 29892 and contains these coding sequences:
- the def gene encoding peptide deformylase produces the protein MSVIERLTKAAHLIDMDDIIREGHPTLRQVAEEVVFPLSDQEIILGEKMMQFLKHSQDPVMAEKMKLRGGVGLAAPQIDVSKRIIAVLVPNPEDEEGNPPAQAYSLQEVMYNPKIVAHSVQEAAMEGGEGCLSVDREVQGYVVRHARVTVDYMDKNGEKHRIKLKGFNAIVVQHEIDHLNGVMFYDRIDPEHPFAVKEGMLVIE